The following proteins are co-located in the Armatimonadota bacterium genome:
- a CDS encoding efflux RND transporter periplasmic adaptor subunit — MKKFVLYLLALLLLSGCGSKSEPPKVDEHGHEAEAAKTDEHGHEEEGHSENKVSLSDEAKAIAGIETTAVRMEPFQPILQVPGTVSSTDKGKAVVTPPVAGRVVSISARLGDTVRQGQTLATIESPELSQAWSAIADATRIRDAAKSDVEQARSEVQLSQAKLSAAKTNLTRQRQLAQAGAFSQAPVQQAQSELNDAQSELFSIQKEQASHAEQVRRLENLFRDGIVSKSELEAARLELQQDQIKLDRAKVRIEAAKATYEREKNIAARGLLNAKELQSAEAEVKSSELELERARLRVRAAESSLANANRAISNAQAVYRSNSGSGGASVGRVSLVAPISGVITHLDVTRGQAVDRTQVLLEVENLRSVWVTANVPESEIEKVRKGAMATLSVASLPNREFKAIIQVVGTRVDPKTRSIPVQCLVTESNGLLKPDMFAKVFIGVGQPTTKLVIPKSALVMEGGKSFVFAKHGEAFEKHEVVLGEQDGSRVVVLSGIEEGETIASKGAFILASEQKKSELKGHEH; from the coding sequence TAAGAGTGAACCTCCCAAGGTTGACGAACACGGTCATGAGGCGGAAGCGGCAAAGACCGACGAGCACGGACACGAAGAGGAGGGGCACTCCGAAAATAAAGTCTCACTGAGCGACGAAGCGAAAGCAATCGCAGGAATCGAAACCACGGCCGTTCGGATGGAGCCGTTCCAGCCGATCCTTCAAGTGCCCGGAACCGTCTCTAGTACTGATAAGGGAAAAGCGGTCGTCACCCCACCAGTTGCGGGAAGAGTTGTCTCGATTTCGGCGCGGCTAGGCGACACCGTGCGTCAGGGCCAAACACTCGCGACCATCGAGTCTCCCGAACTCTCCCAGGCTTGGTCAGCGATTGCCGATGCGACTCGGATTAGAGATGCCGCAAAGTCAGACGTTGAGCAAGCTCGATCTGAAGTTCAGTTGTCGCAGGCAAAACTGAGCGCGGCGAAAACGAACCTTACTCGTCAGCGACAGTTGGCCCAGGCCGGTGCATTCAGCCAAGCTCCCGTCCAGCAGGCGCAGAGCGAATTGAACGATGCACAGAGCGAACTCTTCAGCATTCAGAAGGAACAGGCCAGTCACGCGGAGCAAGTGCGCAGGCTAGAGAATCTCTTTCGCGACGGCATTGTTTCGAAATCGGAACTGGAAGCCGCACGGCTTGAACTTCAGCAGGACCAGATCAAACTGGATCGAGCTAAGGTCCGGATCGAAGCGGCAAAGGCAACCTATGAACGCGAAAAGAACATCGCCGCTCGGGGCCTTCTCAACGCTAAGGAACTTCAATCCGCCGAAGCCGAAGTGAAATCCAGTGAGCTAGAACTCGAGCGAGCAAGGCTCAGAGTTCGGGCAGCGGAGTCTTCGCTTGCGAATGCCAACCGGGCGATCAGCAATGCTCAGGCGGTCTACCGCTCCAATTCTGGAAGCGGTGGAGCGTCGGTGGGCCGAGTATCGTTGGTAGCGCCCATCTCCGGTGTCATCACGCATCTTGATGTCACGAGGGGGCAAGCGGTTGATCGAACCCAAGTGCTTTTGGAAGTCGAGAACCTCCGCTCGGTTTGGGTAACGGCGAATGTTCCTGAGTCAGAAATTGAGAAAGTTCGCAAAGGAGCGATGGCAACACTCTCCGTGGCCTCGCTCCCCAACCGCGAGTTTAAGGCGATCATTCAAGTGGTCGGTACTAGAGTTGACCCGAAAACGCGTTCAATCCCTGTTCAGTGCCTTGTGACCGAATCAAATGGGCTTCTGAAGCCTGATATGTTTGCCAAGGTCTTCATTGGCGTAGGCCAACCAACCACAAAGCTCGTGATCCCGAAATCGGCTCTGGTCATGGAAGGGGGCAAGTCCTTTGTCTTTGCGAAGCATGGCGAAGCCTTCGAAAAGCATGAGGTGGTGCTAGGAGAGCAAGACGGAAGTCGCGTTGTGGTTCTGTCCGGAATTGAGGAAGGCGAGACAATCGCCTCGAAAGGCGCGTTTATCCTGGCCAGCGAGCAGAAGAAATCTGAGCTCAAGGGGCACGAACACTAA
- a CDS encoding efflux RND transporter permease subunit has protein sequence MLERALEFSLRQRFVVVLGAILLVVLGILAWPQVNLDAVPDITTNQISINTETGGMSPEEVEKLVTFPIETAMGGIPGVEQVRSLSQFGLSQVNVVFRDDKDIYFARQLVSERLNGVKDELPDGVGSPTMGPVSTGLGDIYMYAIESPDRTPAQLRELQDWVIAPQLRTVPGVAEVNATDGSVKQYQVVVSPQAMLARSVSVDDVVAALQNNNENAGGGLLERNGERVLIRSVGLAQTTSDIEQIVVKSEDGVPVLIRDVASVELGVPVLTGISTKDGKESLMVIVMMLKGANGQTVANAVNERIEDIKGQLPKDVTLTTTYDRAEFVGDVLHTVEKSLLEGAALVIIVLVVLLGNFRGAIIAAIAIPLAMLFAVLGMKQFGISGNLMSLGAIDFGIIVDGAVIMVENCVRRLSEARAMLGRTLTKEEHAAVIKQATSEVRKVTQFGEMIIIATFIPILALEGVEGKMFRPMALVFILALVGALILSLTLIPTLCSLFLSRDTQEKHSRLLGFFERLYAPTLAFALKRRAWVIGAASILLVACGFLFTRIGSEFVPKLDEGSLVIQPIRVRTVDMEQTIKLVTAYEKKVLEVPEVLTVVTRTGTPEIATDPMPLSLSDSFLTLKPKAQWRPGMTKEKLIAELQSKIQQVPGQGYNFSQPIELRFAEIVSGVKADVGIKVFGENLGELKAKADEISALMQDIPGATDIEVEQVDDVPVFQIDIDREAIARLGISIADIQHIVSVALGGEEVGQIVEGDRRFGLAVRLPEDIRNDPEAIKSLRVETPTGGSVPLSSLATIGDRVAPAQISREMGKRRVVVTLNVRGRDLGSFIAEAQRKVKSDLKLDEGYYVTWGGQFENLQRASQRLTIVVPVALGLIFVLLFSTFGSMKQAALIFTGVPLAITGGIIALALRGMPFSITAGVGFIALSGVAVLNGVVMVSAINRLRSESGMSVLEAVKTGASQRLRPVLMTALVAALGFIPMALNTGIGAEVQRPLATVVIGGILSATLLTLVVLPVLYTWFEKDTVSVPEVS, from the coding sequence ATGCTTGAACGTGCACTTGAATTCAGTCTGAGGCAACGATTCGTCGTCGTGCTTGGAGCGATCTTGCTTGTCGTTCTCGGCATTCTGGCTTGGCCGCAAGTCAATCTCGATGCCGTCCCCGATATAACGACCAACCAGATTTCGATCAACACCGAAACGGGGGGAATGAGCCCCGAGGAAGTCGAAAAGCTGGTTACCTTTCCAATTGAAACCGCGATGGGAGGGATTCCGGGAGTCGAGCAGGTACGAAGCCTAAGCCAATTCGGTCTCTCCCAAGTCAACGTGGTATTTCGCGATGATAAGGACATCTACTTTGCCCGTCAGCTTGTCTCCGAACGCCTCAATGGGGTGAAGGATGAACTGCCTGACGGTGTGGGTTCGCCAACAATGGGACCGGTTTCAACTGGGCTTGGCGATATCTACATGTATGCGATTGAGAGTCCTGATCGGACACCCGCTCAGCTACGCGAGCTTCAAGACTGGGTCATCGCTCCTCAGCTACGAACCGTTCCTGGAGTAGCCGAAGTGAACGCCACTGATGGCAGTGTGAAGCAATACCAAGTGGTCGTCTCACCCCAAGCGATGCTTGCAAGGAGCGTCTCGGTTGATGACGTGGTTGCCGCGCTTCAGAACAATAACGAAAACGCCGGAGGCGGTCTCCTCGAACGCAACGGCGAGCGAGTACTCATCCGAAGCGTCGGCCTAGCCCAAACCACGTCCGACATCGAGCAGATTGTGGTCAAGTCAGAGGATGGGGTTCCCGTTCTGATCCGCGATGTGGCAAGCGTGGAACTGGGAGTTCCGGTGCTGACCGGGATCTCGACGAAAGACGGCAAGGAGAGCCTTATGGTCATCGTGATGATGCTCAAGGGCGCGAATGGTCAAACCGTTGCCAACGCCGTCAACGAGCGGATCGAGGACATCAAGGGTCAACTCCCGAAAGACGTTACGCTAACAACCACTTACGACCGGGCTGAATTCGTCGGCGATGTCTTGCACACCGTTGAAAAGAGCCTGCTGGAAGGGGCGGCTCTCGTCATCATCGTTCTCGTTGTTCTGCTTGGAAACTTTCGAGGAGCAATCATTGCCGCCATTGCCATCCCGCTCGCCATGCTGTTCGCCGTCCTGGGAATGAAGCAGTTTGGGATCAGTGGCAACCTCATGAGCCTTGGCGCGATTGACTTTGGAATCATTGTCGATGGCGCGGTGATCATGGTTGAAAACTGCGTTCGGAGGCTCTCGGAAGCTCGGGCGATGCTTGGGCGAACGCTCACGAAAGAAGAGCATGCGGCAGTTATTAAGCAGGCGACTTCTGAAGTTCGAAAGGTGACGCAGTTTGGCGAGATGATCATTATCGCCACCTTCATCCCAATTCTCGCGCTCGAAGGCGTGGAGGGCAAGATGTTCAGGCCCATGGCGCTTGTGTTCATTCTGGCGCTGGTCGGCGCGCTCATCCTGTCGCTCACATTGATTCCCACGCTCTGCTCACTCTTCTTGAGCCGAGATACTCAGGAGAAGCATAGTCGGCTTCTGGGGTTCTTCGAGAGGCTCTACGCTCCAACCCTCGCCTTTGCCCTCAAGCGTCGAGCTTGGGTAATTGGAGCAGCTTCGATTCTCTTGGTTGCTTGTGGCTTTCTCTTTACGCGGATCGGGTCGGAGTTTGTACCGAAGCTCGATGAAGGGTCGCTTGTCATTCAGCCGATCCGCGTTCGCACGGTTGACATGGAGCAAACGATCAAACTCGTTACGGCCTATGAGAAGAAGGTTCTGGAGGTGCCCGAGGTGCTGACGGTCGTGACCCGAACTGGAACCCCAGAGATCGCAACCGACCCGATGCCGCTGAGCTTGAGTGATAGCTTCCTCACGCTGAAGCCGAAAGCGCAGTGGCGACCAGGCATGACCAAGGAAAAACTCATCGCTGAGCTTCAATCTAAGATTCAGCAAGTCCCCGGGCAGGGCTACAATTTCAGCCAGCCGATTGAACTCCGGTTTGCAGAGATCGTCTCCGGTGTAAAGGCGGACGTCGGGATCAAGGTGTTCGGCGAGAACCTCGGTGAGCTCAAGGCAAAAGCCGACGAGATCTCAGCCCTGATGCAAGATATTCCGGGAGCGACTGATATTGAAGTCGAGCAAGTCGATGACGTACCGGTGTTCCAGATCGACATTGACCGGGAGGCCATTGCCCGCCTGGGAATCAGCATCGCGGATATCCAGCACATCGTCTCGGTCGCTCTTGGAGGCGAAGAAGTCGGTCAGATTGTGGAAGGAGATCGTCGGTTTGGTCTTGCGGTGCGACTGCCCGAAGATATCCGCAACGATCCAGAAGCGATCAAGTCACTGCGAGTTGAGACCCCCACGGGCGGCTCTGTGCCTCTATCGAGTTTGGCAACGATAGGCGATAGGGTGGCTCCCGCCCAAATTTCGCGGGAAATGGGCAAGCGGCGAGTCGTCGTTACGCTCAACGTTCGGGGTCGCGACCTTGGCTCGTTCATCGCAGAGGCACAACGCAAGGTGAAGTCCGACCTGAAACTTGATGAAGGGTACTACGTGACCTGGGGTGGGCAGTTTGAGAACCTTCAGCGGGCCTCCCAACGGCTGACGATTGTTGTGCCGGTTGCGCTGGGGCTCATCTTCGTGCTCTTGTTTTCGACCTTTGGGTCAATGAAGCAGGCTGCGTTGATTTTCACTGGCGTGCCGCTCGCGATAACCGGAGGAATCATAGCACTGGCTCTTCGCGGAATGCCTTTTAGCATCACGGCGGGAGTCGGTTTCATTGCTCTGTCGGGCGTTGCGGTTCTCAATGGAGTGGTGATGGTTTCGGCGATCAACCGATTGAGGAGCGAGTCGGGAATGTCGGTCTTGGAAGCCGTGAAAACAGGTGCGTCACAACGATTGCGCCCGGTTCTCATGACCGCGCTCGTAGCTGCGCTTGGGTTTATTCCCATGGCGCTGAACACGGGCATCGGGGCAGAGGTTCAGCGACCGCTTGCAACCGTTGTGATCGGTGGGATTCTCTCGGCGACTCTGTTGACGCTTGTGGTCTTACCCGTCCTTTACACCTGGTTCGAGAAAGACACTGTTTCCGTCCCGGAGGTGTCGTGA
- the cadA gene encoding cadmium-translocating P-type ATPase, whose protein sequence is MQSKFRIDAMDCPTEEGIIRNRLGRIPEVQQIEFDLMNRTLTVDHSFVNEDPILKALSEVGMKPNNQCEVGCPPKRRVTHVKETLLLGLALFLAVMSEIVAWTTGQEKSWLVVGLAAMAMVLGGKETFAKGIIAVKTFTLNINFLMCLAVVGAMIIGSWPEAAMVTVLFAIAERIESYSLDRARNAVRALMELAPEKAWVQDATGQWTEVQASSVAVGQRVRVKPGERIPFDGEVVLGQSAVNQAPITGESLPVDKAVGDQLFAGTINEQGILEFTVTGDRGNTTLDRVIKTVQEAQGTRAPTQRFVDNFARYYTPVVVVLALLVAVVPLAFGQPFEPWLYKALVLLVIACPCALVISTPVTVVSGLASAAKQGILIKGGAHLESGRTLRMIALDKTGTLTHGKPKVTDFVILHDYPQEKALQIAASLDHLSGHPIAKSITDQWSGALLDVDGFESITGRGAVGSIEGETYIIGNHRLVEERGVCCDHVHVELEQLQSGGKTTVVLANSKEALAIFGVADTIRPESVEAIQQLHELGVKVAMLTGDNAQMAKAIAAQAGIDDVRAELLPDDKMRVVEEFISDFKGVGMVGDGVNDAPALARATVGFAMGTAGTDTALETADVALMKDDLRKLPSYISLSRKTARVLSQNICFAIGIKVVFFALAMTGHATLWMAVFADMGASLLVVGNGLRLLR, encoded by the coding sequence ATGCAAAGCAAGTTTCGTATTGATGCGATGGATTGCCCCACTGAGGAAGGGATTATCAGGAATCGACTTGGCAGGATTCCTGAAGTTCAACAGATTGAGTTCGACTTAATGAATCGAACCCTCACGGTTGATCATTCGTTCGTGAACGAAGACCCAATCCTAAAGGCACTTTCTGAAGTCGGGATGAAGCCGAACAACCAATGTGAAGTTGGTTGCCCACCCAAGCGTCGCGTTACCCATGTAAAGGAAACACTTCTTCTTGGGCTTGCACTCTTTCTTGCCGTAATGAGCGAGATTGTTGCTTGGACGACGGGTCAAGAGAAATCTTGGCTCGTCGTCGGGCTTGCCGCGATGGCGATGGTTCTCGGCGGAAAGGAGACCTTCGCCAAAGGAATCATTGCCGTCAAGACATTCACCCTTAACATCAATTTCCTCATGTGCCTTGCAGTCGTTGGAGCGATGATCATTGGATCGTGGCCTGAGGCTGCCATGGTCACCGTTCTGTTCGCAATCGCCGAGCGAATCGAATCCTACTCCTTGGATCGAGCCAGAAATGCCGTGCGAGCCTTGATGGAACTTGCACCTGAGAAGGCTTGGGTGCAAGATGCGACGGGACAGTGGACTGAGGTTCAGGCCTCTTCGGTTGCCGTAGGTCAACGCGTTCGGGTGAAGCCGGGCGAACGGATACCATTTGACGGAGAAGTCGTACTTGGGCAAAGCGCGGTTAATCAGGCTCCAATCACGGGTGAGAGCTTGCCTGTAGACAAGGCTGTGGGAGACCAGCTTTTTGCTGGGACCATTAACGAACAGGGGATTCTTGAGTTCACGGTGACAGGAGATCGAGGAAACACGACTCTCGACCGCGTCATCAAAACGGTGCAGGAAGCGCAAGGGACTCGCGCTCCTACACAGAGGTTCGTTGACAACTTCGCTCGGTATTACACGCCGGTCGTCGTGGTGCTGGCATTGCTTGTTGCCGTCGTTCCACTCGCCTTTGGCCAACCGTTCGAGCCGTGGCTCTACAAGGCTCTGGTTTTGCTCGTGATTGCCTGCCCGTGCGCTCTTGTTATCTCGACACCGGTGACAGTTGTCAGTGGATTAGCCTCCGCAGCGAAGCAAGGGATCCTCATCAAAGGTGGAGCCCACCTTGAGTCAGGCCGCACCCTGCGCATGATCGCTTTGGACAAGACGGGGACATTGACGCACGGAAAACCAAAAGTCACAGACTTCGTCATCTTGCACGACTACCCTCAGGAGAAGGCTCTCCAGATCGCGGCGAGTCTGGATCATTTAAGCGGGCATCCAATCGCCAAGTCGATCACCGATCAATGGTCAGGTGCTCTTCTCGATGTCGATGGTTTCGAGTCGATTACGGGTCGGGGGGCGGTCGGCTCAATCGAAGGTGAAACATACATCATTGGTAACCATCGACTTGTGGAAGAGAGAGGGGTGTGCTGTGACCACGTGCACGTCGAACTTGAGCAGTTGCAGTCTGGCGGTAAGACAACCGTGGTTCTTGCCAACTCTAAAGAAGCGCTTGCCATCTTCGGAGTAGCGGACACCATACGACCGGAGAGCGTCGAAGCGATCCAGCAGCTTCACGAACTCGGGGTCAAAGTCGCGATGCTTACGGGGGACAACGCGCAAATGGCGAAAGCAATCGCGGCTCAAGCGGGAATCGACGACGTACGAGCGGAGCTTCTTCCAGACGATAAGATGAGAGTCGTTGAGGAGTTCATCTCTGATTTCAAGGGTGTGGGCATGGTTGGTGATGGCGTCAATGATGCTCCAGCTCTTGCAAGAGCGACGGTCGGATTCGCGATGGGAACTGCGGGAACTGATACTGCTCTCGAAACCGCCGATGTTGCCCTCATGAAGGACGACCTACGCAAACTTCCCAGCTACATCAGTCTCAGTCGAAAGACCGCAAGAGTCCTCTCCCAGAACATTTGCTTCGCGATCGGAATCAAGGTTGTGTTCTTCGCACTTGCGATGACAGGCCATGCGACTCTGTGGATGGCAGTTTTTGCTGACATGGGAGCAAGTCTGCTTGTAGTCGGCAATGGGCTCCGCTTGCTGCGCTGA